One Alphaproteobacteria bacterium genomic window, GGCCTTCGCCATAGGCGCCGCCCTCCGGGTCGAACGGCGCGCTGACATGCGCGACCGTGGCGCCGAGCCGGGCCAGCATGTCCTCGATCACATGGTCGCGGCGAATGCGCAGGCGGTCGCCGACGATCTGCACCGGCAGGTGCCGGTTGCCCAGGTGCCAGGCCATGCGCAGCCGATGCCCGTCGTCCGGGCTGCGTACTTCCGCCAGGTCTTCCGGAGCCGCGACCACCGCGACCAGGCGTCCGTCGCCGAGTTGCAGCGCATCGCCGTCGCGCAGGGTCGTGGCGCGCGGCAGGTCGACCAGGATGGCGAGCCCGCCCGCGGTGGTCAGCGCAATCCGACGCCGGCTGCGACGGTCGAAGTCGAGCTCCACCCGGTCGGCGGCGCGTTCGGCCTGCCAGGCGCCGGCGGCAACGACGGTGTCGGCGCGGATCATGCGCGCAGACTCGCCGCTGCCGTGCGCATACGGCAGCGGATCAACGTCGGCGTTTTCTGCGGCGCGGGTCGGGTTGCCGGCCGCTGACCAGCATCCACAGACCTGCGGCGATGCAGAGCGCCGGCAGGCCGACCATGTAGCCATAGACCGGCAGGTCGCCGAGCAGCGCCGCCCCGCCGATGGCGATTGCGAGCAGGACGCCGATGGCCAGCGCGCCCAGGCCGATCAGCCGCGACCGTCGCCTGACGCGCGGTTCCGTCGGATTGGCGATCGCCCAGTCCTGCCGGGTCCGTTCCGCCTGCCATGCTGCCGCGACGGCGCCACGCCAGCGCCGGAAGTTGCCGTTGCGCCGCCCGGCCATCCAGACCGCGCCCCCGCCGAGCGTCAGCACCGCCAGCGCATAGAGCCAGGCATGGTCCGGCGCCAGCCAGAGAAACAGGTACAGCCCGGCCAGTACCGCCAGCGCGGCGACCAGCAGGCCCGCTGCGATCAGCCTGCCGCGCCATGTGGTTGCGCGCAGCGAGGGGATTTCGAGGTCCGGCATCGGCGTTTGTCATGTCCGGCGCATCAGAACAGGAAATAGCGCTGCGCCATCGGCAGTACCTTGGCCGGTTCGCAGGTCAGCAGCTCACCGTTCGCGCGCACCTCGTAGGTTTCCGGGTCGACCTCGATTTCCGGCGTGGCGTCGTTCAGCACCATGCTGTGTTTGGAAATGCCGTTGCGGGTGTTCTTCACCGGCACCAGCGCCTTTTCCACCCCCAGCCGCTCGGCCAGCCCGCCGTCCGCCGCCGCCTGCGAGACGAAGGTGACCGCCGACGCCGTCATCGCCTTGCCGAAGGCGCCGAACATCGGCCGGTAGTGCACCGGTTGCGGCGTCGGGATCGAGGCATTGGGATCGCCCATCGGGGCGGCGGCGATGGTGCCCATCTTCAGCACCAGGTCCGGCTTCACGCCGAAAAAGGCCGGCGACCACAGCACGAGGTCCGCCAGCTTGCCGACCTCGACCGAGCCGATCTCGTGGGCCATGCCATGGGCGATGGCAGGGTTGATGGTGTATTTGGCGATATAGCGGCGCACGCGCAGATTGTCGTTGTCGCCGCGCTCCTCCTTCAGCCGGCCGCGCTGGCGCTTCATCTTGTCGGCGGTCTGCCAGGTACGGATCAGCACCTCGCCGACCCGGCCCATCGCCTGGCTGTCCGACGCGATGATCGAGAACGCGCCCATGTCGTGCAGGATGTCCTCGGCCGCGATCGTCTCCTTGCGGATCCGGCTCTCGGCAAAGGCCACGTCCTCCGGGATGTTCGGGTCGAGATGATGGCACACCATCAGCATGTCGAGATGCTCGTCGATGGTGTTCACCGTGTAGGGCCGCGTCGGGTTGGTCGACGACGGGATCACGTTCAGTTCGCCGCAGACCTTGATGATGTCCGGCGCATGGCCGCCGCCGGCGCCCTCGGTGTGGAAGGCGTGGATGGTCCGCCCCTTGAACGCGGCGATGGTGTTCTCGACGAACCCGCTCTCGTTCAGGGTGTCGGTGTGGATCATCACCTGGATGTCGTGATCGTCCGCGACGCCCAGGCAGCAGTCGATCGCCGCCGGCGTGGTGCCCCAGTCCTCGTGCAGCTTCAGCGCGCAGGCGCCGCCCAGGACCTGTTCGACCAGCCCCTTCGGCTGCGACGCGTTGCCCTTGCCGGCGAAGGCCAGGTTCATCGGGAACGAATCGGCCGCCTGGATCATCCGGCCCAGGTGCCAAGGCCCCGGTGTGCAGGTGGTGGCGTTGGTGCCGGTCGCCGGCCCGGTGCCGCCGCCCAGCATGGTGGTGACGCCCGACATCAGCGCGTCGTCGATCTGCTGCGGGCAGATGAAGTGAATGTGGCTGTCGAAGCCGCCCGCGGTCAGGATCTTGCCCTCGCCGGCGATCGCCTCGGTGCCCGGGCCGACCACGATGTCGACGCCCGGCTGGACGTCGGGGTTGCCGGCCTTGCCGATGGCCGCGATCCGCCCGTTCTTCAGGCCGACGTCGGCCTTGTAGATGCCGGTGTGGTCGACGATCAGCGCGTTGGTGATGACCGTGTCGACGGCACCGTCGGCGCGGGCGACCTGCGACTGGCCCATGCCGTCGCGGATCACCTTGCCGCCGCCGAACTTGACTTCCTCGCCGTAGATCGTGCGGTCCCGCTCGACCTCGATCACCAGCTCGGTGTCGGCCAACCGCAGCCGATCGCCGACTGTGGGGCCGTACATGTCCGCATAGGCGGCACGCCCGATGGTTGCCGGCATGTCAGTTCCCCCCGTCCAGCGGACCCATGACCTTCTGGTTGAAGCCCCAGACCGCGCGCTTGCCGGCGAACGGCACCAGCGTCACCGCGCGGCTCTGGCCGGGCTCGAAGCGCACGGCGGTGCCGGCGGCGATGTCCAGCCGCATGCCGCGCGCCTTGTCGCGGTCGAACTTCAGCGCCGGGTTGGTCTCGGCGAAATGGTAGTGGCTGCCGACCTGGATCGGCCGGTCGCCGCCGTTGGCCACGGTCAGCGTCACCGTCGGCTGGCCCTTGTTCAGCTCGATCTCGCCGGCGGCCGGGAACAGTTCGCCCGGGATCATCGCAGCCACCCTAGGCGCCGAAGGCCAGGGCTGCACCGGCGAGAGCGACGGCCGCCCCTGCCGCGCGCACGGCGGTGCGCCAGACCTTGCCCCGCGAGGCCAGCGCAAGGCCGATGCCGGCGGCATGCAATGCAGCCGTGGCCAGCGCGAAGCCGGCGCCATAGAGCAGTGCAGCGCCCGCTTCCGGCGCTTCGGTCCCGTGGGCATGGCCGTGGGCCAGCGCGAACAGGCCAACGATGCCGGCACCGGCCCAGAGCGGCAGGTTGGCCGATACGGCGACCATGGTGCCCAGCACGACGATCGACGCGGCAATCCCAGGCTCTATCGCCGGCAGCGACACGCCGGCGATGCCGAGCATCCCGCCCAGCAGCATCACGCCGACGAATACGCAGGGCCAAAGCCATAGCGCCTTGCCGCCCTTCGATGCGGCCCAAAGGCCGACCGCGACCATGGCCAGGATGTGATCGAAGCCGCCAAGCGGATGGCCGAGGCCGGCCATGAACGACGTGGTGGCGCCGACGCCGGTATGGGCAAACGCGGCGGTGGTGGCAAACAGTACCGCGCTGGCAGCCGCAGCGGCCGGAATCATGCGGATCATCATTTCCTCCTCAGCGGATCGGATTGTGCACGGTCACCAGCTTGGTGCCGTCCGGGAAGGTAGCCTCGACCTGGACGTCGTGGATCATCTCGGCAATTCCGTCCATCACCTGCTCGCGCGTGACGACGTGCGCGCCCGCCTCCATCAGGTCGGCGACGGAGCGGCCGTCGCGCGCGCCCTCGACCACGAAGTCGGTGATCAGCGCGATCGCCTCGGGATGGTTCAGCTTCACACCGCGTTCCAGCCGGCGCCTGGCGACCACGGCCGCCATCGCGACCAAGAGCTTGTCCTTCTCGCGCGGTGTCAGGTTCATCCCTCTCCCCCTGTGCCCGTTCTTCTCACAGCAGCCACGGCCGCGGCGGCGGCAGCCCGTCGCGCAACGCGCCCATCACCGCCAGCGCGGCCTGCCGCGTCGCGGCTGCATCGACGGCGATCATACGCACCACCAGCAGCCCGTCATAGGCGCTCGCGCCGCTGCGCACACCGTCGCGGCCGTCCAGCAGGTCCCGCACCGGGTCCAGCCGCCGCTCGGCATCCGGCGCCACATGCACGACCAGGGCCAACGCCGATCCGCCTGCGGCAGCTGCCGGCCGGTCGAGCAGGGCGTCGACCGCACCGTCGAGCCGCAGCGAATCCGCGAACACCGGCCGGCCGTCGCGCACGATGCGCCAACGGTCGCGCAGGATGGCGTGGCGCACCCGCTCGCCCATCGCGGCGCGGCCGAGCACGGTCAGCTCGGTAGCGGTCAGCGTGGCATCGGCGGCCATCGTCACCTCGGTCCGCCGGTCGAGCGCGGCGCGGTCGAACAGGATCGTCTCCTGCGGCAGCCAGTCGAGCCGCGCGCCGGCGCCGATCCGCAGTGCGTTGCGCATTTCCGCCACGCCGCCGGCGCTGCGATAGATCTTCTCCGCGGCCTGGCCGGACAGGGTCGCCGCAGCGCCCGCCGCCACGTCCACCGCCACGTGGAAGCGGTCACCGCCGGTCAGCCCGCCCGCCGTGTTGATGACGATGCCGGTCGGGGACATGCCGCCGTGCTGGCGCGGGAAGCGCAAGCGGGCGCAGCCGCTCTGATAGGCACGTGCCACCGTGGTGCCGCGCACCCCATGGGCAAAGGCCGCGTCGATCCGCCCGGCCGAGCGCTGGTGCGGCTGCACGGAATCGATGCAGTCGTGCCCGATGTCCGCGCAACTGTCCGACGATAGGAATGTGGTGCTGTGATTCAAGGCAGGTGCGGCTGGTCGGTTCCGTTCGGCGGCTTTGTCGCCCGCAGGCAAGATCGATACCATATCAGACCGACCGGCAAGGAGGACGCGATGGGCGGCCGCATCGAAATCGTCGAGGTCTCGCCGCGCGACGGCATCCAGAACGAGGCGACGGTGCTGTCGGCGCGGACCAGGCTGGCACTGATCGCACGGCTGGCGGATGCGGGCCTGCGCCGGATCGAGGTGGCGAGCTTCGTCAACCCGCAGCGGGTGCCGCAGATGGCCGACGCCGAGACGGTGATCGCCGGCCTGCCGGCGACGGTGCGCGGCATCGGCCTGGCCCTGAACGTGCGCGGGGTCGAACGGGCGCTGGCCACCGCCATCGCCGAGATCAACTTCGGGCTGGCGGCGACCGACGGCTTCGCCACCCGTAACCAGGGCCGGCCAGTGGCGGATATGCTCGAGGCATGGGGCGAGGCGGCGCGGCTGTGCCATGCGGCCGGCCGGCCGCTGACGGCCGTGCTCAGCACCGCCTTCGGCTGCCCCTATGACGGCGAGGTCGCGGTCGGGCGGGTCGCCGACATCGTGGCCGAGATCGCGGCCGCGGCACCGGCGTCGATCGCGCTGGCCGACACCATCGGCGCGGCGGTGCCGTCGGACGTGCGCGCGCGGGTGGCGGCGGCACGGGCGGCGGCGCCGGGCATCCCGATCACCTGCCACTTCCACAACACCCGCAACACCGGCCTCGCCAACGCCGTCGCCGCGGTCGAGGCCGGGGTGACGACGCTGGACGCCTCCGCGGGCGGGTTCGGCGGCTGCCCGTTCGCGCCGGCGGCGACCGGCAACATCCCGACCGAGGACCTGGCTTACATGCTGCAGCGCATGGGCTATGAGACCGGCGTCGACATCGATGCCCTGATCGCGACAGCGCACTGGCTCGGCGAACAACTGGGTCATCCGCCGCCGGGCATGGTCGCCCGGGCCGGTCCGTTTCCCCGCCGCGCCGCGTAGCGGATCAGGCCCGCTCGGCCCCGTAATAGAGGGTGACGCTGTGCCGGGCCTCGGCGAAGAACAGCCAGCGCTCGATCAGGATGCCGGGCAGGGCGATCAGCGCGGCGCCGCCGGCCAGGATGCCGGTCGCGACCGGGTCGCCCACCGCGACGGCCACCACGACCAGCGCCAGCGGCACCGCGCCGCCGATCGCGACCGCCAGGACGCGCAGCCGGCGGGCATGGCGGCGGGCCACCGCGAAGCCCATCTCGCGCATCACGTAGTTCTCTTCCGTGTGCGGCGGCTCGATCTGCCGCACCGCGCCCAGGTGGCCGAGGCCGGTCGCGGTGCCCGGGTCGCTGACGCTGCGGCCGCGGTCCATCGCCCGCCAATAGGCCACCTTGACCGCCCAGGCCAGCAGCAGGGCGGCAATCGCATTCCACCGGGCCCAGCCTTCGTCCAGCGCGAAGAAGCCGGCGAGCATCAGATAGAATAGGCTGCCGCTGGCCCAGGCGAACAGCAGGTACAGCACCGGCACGTAGCCGTTGTGCCAGTGCCGCACCGGCCGCAGCGAGGCGTAGATCATGCCGGTGCAGGCGACCGTCAGCGCGGCACAGGCGGCCGCGACCAGGCCCAGCCAGACCGGCGTCGGCGCCGGCGCGAACAGCCACACCACGGCATAGGCGATCATCGGCGCGAAGGTGACCAGCGCCATCACGCCCTCGCGCGACAGCCACGAGGTGCGCCATTGGCTCAGCGCCCGCCAGGCCCGCTCCGGATGGCCGAGGTGGAAGGTGGAGGCGACCAGCCCGGCCAGGCTCAGTGCGGCCGCCAGCAGCAGGCCGGCAAGCCCCGGCCCCCAGTCGGCGGTCATGCGGCCGAGGCCGAGCAGGGCGAGCAGCCCGTAGCCGGCGCCCGACGTCGTGGTGAACAGGATGACGGACAGCGCCGGGTGCATGGTCAGCCCAACGCCGCCAGCGCCCGGTCGAGCCAGCCGAGCAGGCCGCCCG contains:
- the ureC gene encoding urease subunit alpha, which translates into the protein MPATIGRAAYADMYGPTVGDRLRLADTELVIEVERDRTIYGEEVKFGGGKVIRDGMGQSQVARADGAVDTVITNALIVDHTGIYKADVGLKNGRIAAIGKAGNPDVQPGVDIVVGPGTEAIAGEGKILTAGGFDSHIHFICPQQIDDALMSGVTTMLGGGTGPATGTNATTCTPGPWHLGRMIQAADSFPMNLAFAGKGNASQPKGLVEQVLGGACALKLHEDWGTTPAAIDCCLGVADDHDIQVMIHTDTLNESGFVENTIAAFKGRTIHAFHTEGAGGGHAPDIIKVCGELNVIPSSTNPTRPYTVNTIDEHLDMLMVCHHLDPNIPEDVAFAESRIRKETIAAEDILHDMGAFSIIASDSQAMGRVGEVLIRTWQTADKMKRQRGRLKEERGDNDNLRVRRYIAKYTINPAIAHGMAHEIGSVEVGKLADLVLWSPAFFGVKPDLVLKMGTIAAAPMGDPNASIPTPQPVHYRPMFGAFGKAMTASAVTFVSQAAADGGLAERLGVEKALVPVKNTRNGISKHSMVLNDATPEIEVDPETYEVRANGELLTCEPAKVLPMAQRYFLF
- the ureE gene encoding urease accessory protein UreE, with translation MIRADTVVAAGAWQAERAADRVELDFDRRSRRRIALTTAGGLAILVDLPRATTLRDGDALQLGDGRLVAVVAAPEDLAEVRSPDDGHRLRMAWHLGNRHLPVQIVGDRLRIRRDHVIEDMLARLGATVAHVSAPFDPEGGAYGEGQVHGHDHGHDHGHDHGHGHAHGHGSGHSHGHGHGHGH
- a CDS encoding hydroxymethylglutaryl-CoA lyase: MGGRIEIVEVSPRDGIQNEATVLSARTRLALIARLADAGLRRIEVASFVNPQRVPQMADAETVIAGLPATVRGIGLALNVRGVERALATAIAEINFGLAATDGFATRNQGRPVADMLEAWGEAARLCHAAGRPLTAVLSTAFGCPYDGEVAVGRVADIVAEIAAAAPASIALADTIGAAVPSDVRARVAAARAAAPGIPITCHFHNTRNTGLANAVAAVEAGVTTLDASAGGFGGCPFAPAATGNIPTEDLAYMLQRMGYETGVDIDALIATAHWLGEQLGHPPPGMVARAGPFPRRAA
- a CDS encoding urease accessory protein UreD; its protein translation is MQPHQRSAGRIDAAFAHGVRGTTVARAYQSGCARLRFPRQHGGMSPTGIVINTAGGLTGGDRFHVAVDVAAGAAATLSGQAAEKIYRSAGGVAEMRNALRIGAGARLDWLPQETILFDRAALDRRTEVTMAADATLTATELTVLGRAAMGERVRHAILRDRWRIVRDGRPVFADSLRLDGAVDALLDRPAAAAGGSALALVVHVAPDAERRLDPVRDLLDGRDGVRSGASAYDGLLVVRMIAVDAAATRQAALAVMGALRDGLPPPRPWLL
- a CDS encoding DmsC/YnfH family molybdoenzyme membrane anchor subunit, with translation MHPALSVILFTTTSGAGYGLLALLGLGRMTADWGPGLAGLLLAAALSLAGLVASTFHLGHPERAWRALSQWRTSWLSREGVMALVTFAPMIAYAVVWLFAPAPTPVWLGLVAAACAALTVACTGMIYASLRPVRHWHNGYVPVLYLLFAWASGSLFYLMLAGFFALDEGWARWNAIAALLLAWAVKVAYWRAMDRGRSVSDPGTATGLGHLGAVRQIEPPHTEENYVMREMGFAVARRHARRLRVLAVAIGGAVPLALVVVAVAVGDPVATGILAGGAALIALPGILIERWLFFAEARHSVTLYYGAERA
- a CDS encoding urease subunit beta, which codes for MIPGELFPAAGEIELNKGQPTVTLTVANGGDRPIQVGSHYHFAETNPALKFDRDKARGMRLDIAAGTAVRFEPGQSRAVTLVPFAGKRAVWGFNQKVMGPLDGGN
- a CDS encoding urease subunit gamma, whose product is MNLTPREKDKLLVAMAAVVARRRLERGVKLNHPEAIALITDFVVEGARDGRSVADLMEAGAHVVTREQVMDGIAEMIHDVQVEATFPDGTKLVTVHNPIR
- a CDS encoding HupE/UreJ family protein; amino-acid sequence: MIPAAAAASAVLFATTAAFAHTGVGATTSFMAGLGHPLGGFDHILAMVAVGLWAASKGGKALWLWPCVFVGVMLLGGMLGIAGVSLPAIEPGIAASIVVLGTMVAVSANLPLWAGAGIVGLFALAHGHAHGTEAPEAGAALLYGAGFALATAALHAAGIGLALASRGKVWRTAVRAAGAAVALAGAALAFGA